The Caloenas nicobarica isolate bCalNic1 chromosome 28, bCalNic1.hap1, whole genome shotgun sequence genome window below encodes:
- the LOC135999360 gene encoding olfactory receptor 14A16-like, producing the protein MCNSSSITQFLLLAFTDTRELQLLHFWLFLGIYLAALLGNGLIITTIACDQHLHTPMYFFLLSLALLDLGSISITVPKSMANSLLDTRNISYTGCAAQLFFFFSLITAEFYLLTIMSYDRYIAICKPLHYGTLLDSRACVHMAAAAWATGFLNALLHTANTFSLPLCKGNTLHQFFCEIPQILKLSCSDTYFREAGLIVLSVCLGFACFVFIVVSYVQILRAVLRIPSEQGQHKAFATCLPHLAVVSLFVSTVMIAYLKSPSISSPSLDLVVSVLYSVVPPAVNPLIYSMRNQELKVALKKLIRSFFCQQQ; encoded by the coding sequence atgtgcaacagcagctccatcacccagttcctcctcctggcgttcacagacacacgggagctgcagctcttgcacttctggctcttcctgggcatctacctggctgccctcctgggcaacggcctcatcatcaccaccatagcctgtgaccagcacctccacacccccatgtacttcttcctgctcagcctcgccctcctcgacctgggctccatctccatcactgtccccaaatccatggccaattccctcttGGACACCAGGAACATCTCCTatacaggatgtgctgcccagctctttttttttttctctttgatcacagcagagttttatcttcttaccatcatgtcctatgatcgctacattgccatctgcaaacccctgcactacgggaccctcctggacagcagagcttgtgtccacatggcagcagccgcctgggccactgggtttctcaatgctctgctgcacacggccaatacattttcactgccactgtgcaagggcaataccctgcaccagttcttctgtgaaatcccccagatcctcaagctctcctgctcagacacctacttcagggaagctgggcttattgtgcttagtgtctgtttaggatttgcatgttttgtgttcatcgtagtgtcctatgtgcagatcttgagggctgtgctgaggatcccctctgagcagggacagcacaaagcctttgccacgtgcctccctcacctggccgtggtctccctgtttgtcagcactgttaTGATTGCCTATCTGAAGTCgccttccatctcctccccaagcctggatctggtggtgtctgttctgtactcagtggtgcctccagcagtgaaccccctcatctacagcatgaggaaccaggagctgaaagtggcactgaagaagctgattcgatcatttttctgtcagcagcaaTAA